The Dreissena polymorpha isolate Duluth1 chromosome 10, UMN_Dpol_1.0, whole genome shotgun sequence genome includes a region encoding these proteins:
- the LOC127849185 gene encoding LOW QUALITY PROTEIN: polyadenylate-binding protein 3-like (The sequence of the model RefSeq protein was modified relative to this genomic sequence to represent the inferred CDS: inserted 1 base in 1 codon) yields MQTAGGPQSYPMASLYVGDLHPDVTEAMLFEKFSTAGPVLSIRVCRDMITRRSLGYAYVNFQQPADAERALDTMNFDTIKGRPIRIMWSQRDPSLRKSGVGNVFIKNLDKCIDNKTLYDTFSAFGNILSCKIVSDEQGSRGYGFVHFETEEAARNAIEKVNGMLLNQKKVFVGRFMNRRERLEQMGDKMKKFNNVYIKNFSEDVDDEKLKAWFETYGKIISAKVMIGYDGKRRGFGFVSYEEPEAAELAVTEMNNKEVDGKLLYVGRAQKRTERQAELKDKFDRIKQERMNRYQGVNLYVKNLDDTIDDERLRKEFSQFGTITSAKVMVEAGRXQGFGFVCFSSPEEATKAVTEMNGRIIVAKPLYVALAQRKEDRKAHLASQYIQRLASMRMQTQQMGQMRAGPRWPNVIPAAPAGATGYQQGARPGFNQYPAGSRPQDALTASMLAAAPPQEQKQMLGERLFPLIARMHPDLAGKITGMLLEIDNSELLHMLESTESLKAKVEEAVAVLQAHQAKEAAANQAASNAAIKKE; encoded by the exons aTGCAGACCGCAGGAGGACCACAGAGCTACCCGATGGCGTCCCTGTACGTGGGAGACCTACACCCAGACGTGACAGAAGCCATGTTGTTTGAGAAATTCTCAACCGCCGGACCTGTCTTGTCAATCCGTGTATGCCGCGACATGATCACCAGGCGATCGCTGGGATACGCGTATGTGAACTTCCAACAGCCTGCTGATG cTGAAAGAGCATTAGATACCATGAACTTCGACACAATCAAAGGTCGCCCAATCAGAATCATGTGGTCACAGCGAGACCCCTCTCTCAGAAAGTCTGGAGTTGGTAATGTTTTCATCAAGAATCTGGACAAGTGCATTGACAACAAGACGCTTTATGACACATTCTCTGCATTCGGAAACATCCTATCATGCAAG atcGTTTCAGATGAGCAGGGCTCCAGAGGCTATGGTTTTGTGCACTTTGAGACAGAGGAGGCTGCCAGAAATGCCATTGAGAAAGTCAATGGCATGTTGCTCAACCAGAAAAAAGT CTTTGTTGGTCGGTTTATGAATCGCCGCGAACGTCTTGAACAGATGGGAGACAAGATGAAGAAGTTCAACAACGTTTACATCAAGAACTTCAGCGAAGATGTCGATGACGAAAAACTGAAGGCCTGGTTTGAGACTTATGGGAAAATCATCAGTGCAAAG GTCATGATTGGCTATGATGGCAAGAGGCGTGGCTTTGGATTTGTGTCCTATGAAGAACCAGAGGCTGCAGAGTTG GCTGTAACAGAGATGAACAACAAAGAGGTGGATGGAAAACTGCTTTATGTGGGCCGGGCCCAGAAGAGGACTGAGCGCCAGGCTGAACTAAAAGACAAATTTGATCGCATCAAGCAG GAGCGCATGAACAGATACCAGGGTGTGAACCTGTACGTGAAGAACTTGGACGACACCATAGACGATGAGAGACTGAGAAAAGAGTTCTCCCAGTTTGGTACCATCACCAGCGCAAAG GTGATGGTGGAGGCTGGTC TCCAAGGGTTTGGCTTTGTGTGCTTCAGCTCGCCCGAGGAGGCCACCAAGGCAGTCACAGAGATGAACGGTCGTATTATCGTGGCCAAGCCCCTGTACGTGGCGCTTGCCCAGCGCAAGGAGGATCGCAAGGCTCACCTCGCCTCACAGTACATACAGAGGCTTGCCAGCATGAGGATGCAG ACTCAGCAGATGGGTCAGATGAGGGCTGGACCCCGCTGGCCAAATGTCATACCCGCAGCACCCGCTGGAGCCA CAGGTTACCAACAGGGTGCCAGACCGGGCTTCAACCAGTACCCAGCCGGCAGCAGACCTCAG GACGCCCTCACGGCCTCGATGTTGGCCGCTGCCCCACCCCAGGAGCAGAAGCAGATGCTTGGAGAGCGACTGTTCCCACTCATCGCGCGCATGCACCCCGATCTCGCGGGTAAAATCACCGGCATGTTGCTGGAGATTGACAACTCTGAGCTCCTGCACATGCTTGAGTCTACGGAGTCACTGAAGGCTAAG GTGGAGGAAGCCGTTGCCGTGTTACAGGCCCATCAGGCCAAGGAGGCCGCAGCCAATCAGGCGGCCAGCAACGCTGCCATTAAGAAGGAGTAG